The Kwoniella dendrophila CBS 6074 chromosome 3, complete sequence genome contains a region encoding:
- a CDS encoding riboflavin synthase, alpha subunit, whose translation MFTGLIEHMATVSNIQDPSTSTSANKDDGFVMTISDASPILDDCHIGDSICVNGACLTVTKFDQNSFEVNLAPETLRRTNLGELKVGDKVNTERAMSATARYGGHSVQGHVDSTAKIISKVPDGEAIRYQFQLSSSELLIYIIEKGYITIDGASLTITNVDEKENSFGIMLIKHSQSKLILTNKELGDKVNIEVDCAGKYILGSQSKLESLVNDLVEKKLREKGLI comes from the exons ATGTTTACCGGTCTT ATCGAACACATGGCCACTGTGTCAAATATACAGGATCCATCTACCTCGACATcagctaataaagatgatggcTTTGTAATGACAATATCAGATGCTTCACCTATACTAGATGATTGTCACATTGGAGATTCAATCTGCGTGAATGGAGCATGTTTAACCGTAACAAAATTCGATCAAAATTCTTTTGAAGTCAACTTAGCACCTGAAACCCTTCGAAGAACTAACTTGGGTGAACTCAAAGTTGGTGATAAGGTGAACACGGAGAGAGCAATGAGTGCTACTGCGAGGTATGGAGGTCACAGTGTTCAG GGTCATGTAGATTCAACAGCAAAAATAATATCAAAAGTACCTGATGGAGAAGCCATAAGATATCAATTccaattatcatcatcggaATTATTGATCTATATAATTGAAAAGGGATATATAACTATTGATGGAGCATCTTTAACTATAACAAATGTCgatgaaaaagagaattCATTTGGTATAATGTTAATCAAGCATTCACAgtcaaaattgattttaacaAATAAAGAATTAGGCGATAAAGTTAATATCGAGGTTGATTGTGCCGGTAAATACATCTTAGGTTCACAGAGTAAATTAGAATCTTTGGTtaatgatttagttgaaaagAAGTTGAGGGAGAAAGGATTGATCTGA
- a CDS encoding calcium/proton exchanger — MTTPTQQRPHPTSTPQHTSPPTQYHAALSPGRASSIRSFTTATEDEDYYDPQARPRSAVPDLQSLESTPRGGMGSQRGLPPNAFGSSFGSPNTTWGGGPGNSNAGSMPRPSRGPRFLSSGMYQPSAIGKEGGSMSRSASRARPNLQHRDSLGGVRAERERSTTRNGGDDEEDVDRGAELIKQRQKERRQARLKKQHLELERRLAAEAEGLTPLATPDPSAPTTGILPDESFSSQQQSKGGTASRSISRSRNASSDRRRFPSEAGYFPRAPSIAGTETPRDGGLSPRDEFLLRAPSVLSSQGDDDEEEFLAAERASIVDEIVHDVVEEETGGEGMTDEEDEDEGEEDDEGVTLRDRQDALNIEHPFGLPIWKPALYRKSRSVTRNAESALHSIPSAAAERHLLPGNILWILLFGWWLALACFFVAVLVSGGEVLGGGRGGYGKTLRGLAWYIGWPFGKYVEGEGPPEDDQDDSVDDEEADRSRGRPDYGTWSSRSGSTVSPTPRQRVASDGASSNYTIRNANSRDSLGLHAGLPDEPPVRPPNVPTSPAAVSSSTIRGGEDGHERHATVTFSPSVKVKDTIDERTSLLGKQASGSGTGSGFRRPRNKKAKFLGRLVYWPGFFVIVAPLMLFVCIMCWFFVITIPMAKLTWALLNLLYHRPLEINFRSAPKVVVPVPNNHNPSPHGSPESGDGSGSGSGSTTLREDGSPSGYTMKRAHLTAGQVAPTSGPTSTVLLCTYRAVGLQYYKYTVGGVNIMFINLLPLVFFVIIDGLFILPFVEKLEHQHQPITPFLRLITSQALIFVLALASVIPLSYFIGMAVASISAQSSIGMGAVINATFGSIIEIILYSIALIQGKGRLVEGSIVGSILAGVLLMPGVSMCSGAFKRKEQKFNAKSAGVTSTMLIMAIIGTLTPTMFYQTYGSFELHCEGCPAPVQHNISVLPDIGSLSTFKQGDVFMCDHCYYEHPDPQKDPFYQEQVETLMYCCAGILLFSYLIGLWFSLRTHAAQIWSNPQRLMKPDETIAAVQAMHPAVKATLTQRITPQAMMQHVLPLHKSLSSNSNNASPIAPSKSQGGSPRQTMSRLPSHVGLRPPSTVPEEGQEGNGDSSSNRLSSNTFNLPAGYTPFLETVDKDIKNANHLTPMRLPSSLTTEDFTRAVAVATVSALRHQGSIIGAGSQSHSQPGSAQKQKHDITGGGGGQMIPSNSAMPSIKNNGNWQDDEDDDEHGGHEAPSWTRGVSAGVLLGCTLLYAIIAEILVDVVDVVLQGSGIDEKFLGLTLFALVPNTTEFMNAMSFALNGNIALSMEIGSAYALQVCLLQIPAMVAFSALYQPDKMGDVVDTFTLIFPRWDVIAIILSIFLLTYTYIEARSNYHRGSILILAYIVLIMGFYYAPARSEDTNNGDSIVYGTGSVEEMKASLGIAITKLWA; from the exons ATGACCACTCCAACTCAGCAACGACCTCATCCCACATCAACACCTCAACACACTTCACCTCCGACTCAATATCATGCAGCCTTGTCACCAGGTCGAGCTTCCTCGATACGGTCTTTTACAACGGcaactgaagatgaagactACTATGATCCTCAAGCTAGACCACGTTCAGCTGTACCAGACCTTCAAAGCTTAGAATCTACGCCTCGTGGCGGTATGGGAAGTCAGAGAGGGCTACCTCCAAATGCATTTGGCAGTAGCTTTGGATCACCCAATACAACGTGGGGCGGAGGACCTGGTAATTCCAATGCAGGTAGTATGCCTAGACCATCTAGAGGCCCAAGATTTCTTTCTAGTGGAATGTATCAACCTTCAGcaataggtaaagaaggaggATCAATGTCAAGATCAGCATCAAGAGCTAGACCAAATTTACAACACCGTGATAGTCTTGGTGGAGTTAGAGCTGAACGAGAAAGGTCAACTACAAGAAATggtggagatgatgaagaagatgttgatagAGGGGCAGAATTAATTAAACAAAGACAGAAAGAACGTAGACAAGCTAGATTAAAGAAACAACAtttagaattagaaagaagattagctgctgaagctgaaggtttGACACCTTTGGCTACACCTGATCCAAGTGCTCCTACAACAGGTATTTTACCTGACGAATCTTTCTCAAGTCAACAACAAAGTAAAGGTGGTACAGCAAGTCGATCAATTTCAAGATCGCGAAATGCAAGTtcagatagaagaagatttccaAGTGAAGCTGGATATTTCCCTAGAGCTCCAAGTATCGCCGGGACGGAAACTCCAAGAGATGGCGGTCTTTCCCCAAGGGATGAATTTTTATTAAGAGCTCCATCGGTTCTCTCGAGtcaaggtgatgatgatgaagaagaatttttaGCAGCTGAAAGAGCTAGTATAGTAGATGAAATCGTACATGATGTagtcgaagaagaaacagGTGGAGAAGGTATGactgatgaggaagatgaagatgaaggagaagaagatgatgaaggtgtcACCCTCAGAGATCGACAAGAT GCTTTGAATATTGAGCATCCCTTCGGTCTGCCCATCTGGAAACCCGCTCTTTATCGAAAATCACGATCAGTCACTCGAAACGCTGAATCAGCTTTACATTCCATCCCTTCCGCCGCAGCTGAAAGACATCTATTACCCGGTAACATTTTATGGATTCTCCTTTTTGGTTGGTGGCTTGCACTTGCTTGCTTCTTCGTCGCTGTCTTGGTCAGCGGTGGGGAGGTTTTAGGCGGCGGTAGAGGTGGTTACGGTAAAACCCTACGAGGTTTGGCTTGGTACATCGGCTGGCCTTTTggtaaatatgttgaagGCGAAGGtccacctgaagatgatcaagacGATTCAGTTGATGACGAAGAGGCTGATCGATCAAGAGGTCGACCAGATTATGGCACTTGGTCAAGTAGGTCCGGTTCAACTGTATCTCCAACTCCTCGACAGCGTGTTGCATCCGATGGTGCTTCATCCAACTATACTATTCGCAATGCCAACAGTCGAGACTCCCTTGGACTCCACGCTGGTTTGCCCGATGAACCTCCCGTCAGACCACCGAATGTACCTACCTCACCCGCGGCTGTGTCCTCTAGTACTATCCGAGGTGGCGAAGATGGACACGAACGACATGCTACTGTCACTTTCTCACCTAGCGTCAAAGTTAAAGATACAATCGATGAGAGAACTTCTCTTCTTGGTAAACAAGCTTCAGGTTCTGGCACCGGATCTGGTTTCCGTCGACCAAGAAACAAAAAAGCCAAATTCCTTGGTCGATTGGTATATTGGCCTGGATTCTTCGTTATTGTTGCGCCACTTATGCTGTTTGTCTGTATAATGTGTTGGTTCTTCGTAATTACCATCCCAATGGCCAAACTCACTTGGGCTTTACTCAATTTACTATATCACCGACCACtagaaatcaatttcagatctGCACCTAAAGTAGTGGTTCCAGTACCTAACAACCATAATCCTTCACCTCACGGATCACCAGAATCTGGTGatggatcaggatcaggatcaggatcaacaaCATTGCGAGAAGATGGATCGCCTTCTGGATATACAATGAAAAGAGCTCATCTTACTGCTGGACAAGTCGCACCTACATCTGGACCAACATCGACAGTTCTATTGTGTACATATCGAGCAGTTGGATTGCAATATTACAAATATACCGTTGGTGGAGTTAATATAATGTTCATCAACTTATTACCATTAGTATTTTTTGTTATCATTGATGGTTTGTTCATATTACCATTTGTTGAAAAATTggaacatcaacatcaacctaTAACACCATTCTTAAGATTGATTACATCACAAGCATTAATTTttgttttagctttagcatcagttataccattatcatattttattGGAATGGCTGTAGCATCAATTTCAGCACAATCTTCAATTGGAATGGGTGCAGTCATAAACGCGACATTTGGTTCAATTATAGAAATCATTTTATATTCAATAGCATTGattcaaggtaaaggtagattagtTGAAGGTTCAATTGTTGGTTCAATTTTAGCTGGTGTACTTTTGATGCCAGGTGTTTCAATGTGTTCAGGTGctttcaaaagaaaagaacaaaagtTTAATGCAAAATCAGCAGGCGTAACTTCAACTATGTTAATCATGGCTATTATAGGTACTTTGACTCCTACAATGTTTTATCAAACTTATGGTTCT TTTGAATTGCACTGTGAAGGTTGTCCAGCACCTGTTCAACATAACATCTCAGTCTTACCTGATATAGGATCTTTATCGACTTTCAAACAAGGTGATGTATTCATGTGTGATCATTGCTACTATGAACATCCTGATCCACAAAAAGATCCTTTCTAccaagaacaagttgaaacTTTAATGTATTGTTGTGCCGGTATTTTACTCTTC TCTTACCTCATCGGATTATGGTTTTCTCTTCGTACCCATGCTGCGCAAATCTGGTCAAACCCGCAACGACTCATGAAACCTGATGAAACTATAGCAGCGGTCCAAGCTATGCATCCAGCAGTCAAAGCTACTTTAACACAAAGAATTACACCTCAAGCAATGATGCAACATGTTTTACCATTACACAAGTCTTTGAGTAGtaattcaaataatgcaAGTCCGATTGCACCATCTAAATCACAAGGTGGATCTCCTAGACAAACAATGAGCAGATTACCTAGTCATGTAGGATTACGACCACCATCAACTGTTCCTGAAGAAGGCCAAGAAGGGAATGGCGACTCATCATCTAATAGATTATCTTCAAATACGTTCAATTTACCAGCTGGATATACACCATTTTTAGAAACggttgataaagatattaaaAATGCTAATCATCTTACACCAATGAGATTACCTTCTTCGTTAACTACAGAAGATTTCACTAGAGCTGTAGCTGTAGCTACTGTTTCTGCATTAAGACATCAAGGTTCGATCATTGGCGCAGGTTCGCAATCTCATTCCCAACCTGGTTCAgcacaaaaacaaaaacatGACATAAcgggtggtggtggtggtcaaATGattccatcaaattcagctatGCCTTCAATCAAGAATAACGGTAACTGgcaagatgatgaagatgatgatgaacatggTGGACATGAAGCTCCTTCATGGACTAGAGGTGTTTCAGCTGGTGTACTTTTAGGTTGTACTTTGTTATATGCTATTATTGCGG AAATTCTCGTTGACGTCGTTGATGTGGTTCTTCAAGGTTCAGGTATTGATGAGAAATTCCTAGGATTGACTCTATTCGCTTTGGTTCCAAATACAACAGAATTCATGAATGCCATGTCTTTCGCTTTGAATGGAAATATCGCTTTATC AATGGAGATTGGTTCTGCATACGCATTGCAAGTCTGTTTACTTCAGATCCCAGCTATGGtagctttttcagcattGTATCAACCCGATAAGATGGGTGATGTAGTTGACACTTTCAC GTTGATTTTCCCCCGATGGGATGTCATCGCAATTATCTTATCAATTTTCTTATTGActtatacatacatagaAGCTAGAAGTAATTATCATAGAGGatcaatcttgattttaGC CTATATCGTACTCATCATGGGATTCTATTACGCTCCTGCAAGATCAGAAGATACCAATAATGGTGATAGCATCGTGTATGGTACTGGAAGCgtagaagaaatgaaagctAGCTTAGGTATAGCTATAACTAAGCTTTGGGCCTGA